From the genome of Jaculus jaculus isolate mJacJac1 chromosome 17, mJacJac1.mat.Y.cur, whole genome shotgun sequence:
aaaccaaTGTTAAGGAAATACCTTCTGGTATTACAAGGCAGGCACAGCCCTCCCAGAGGGCTCCATAACTTCACAAGCAGGACTTGGAAGGACTCTCTTATTCTTCAGAGATGTCAACCTCATTCGGGTTCAGGCCTTTGCACTTGCTGTGTCACCAGTGTGCAGTTCTATCCCTTGGTTGTTACCCCTTCTCACTGAAAGGGTCACCTCTCCTTTGCAGAGGTCACCACCCTAATGTAAAGTAGTTGCTCCAGTCACTCACCAAGGTCTAAGGTCACCTTAGCTGTTCAAATGCACACACTCTTCATGGCTCCCAGTTCCTGAGGGTGGGGACCAGCCTCTGCCTCACCCGTGACTCCTGTAGAGCCTGACCCGTACCTGGCATCCTGTCAGTGCTTCATAAATACTGGTCCAGCCAGCCCTGTGTTCCCGGGAGAAACGCATGGTGGTTGCACTGTCCTGTCTTGTCCTTCAATTTGATCAGCTTTGCTTTGTTTCCCATTTTaagatttgtctttctttttctctctccttttcaggTAATGTGGCCTTAGGATGAGCTAGGCGAAGTACCCCCTTTTTATTCTGTGGAAGAGTATGGTAAAAGCTATCTAGGCCTTGAAAACATGGTACAACCACACCCTCTTTGCACCCTCTGAGCCTGCTGTTTTCTCCTGGGAAGACTTTAAGTACTGTTTCAGTTCCTTATTAATCCCAAGACTATTCAGCATATTTCCTTTAGACTGTTGGGGCAAGCATTGAAAACATTCTCctcagctgagcgtggtggcgcacgcctttaatcccagcccttcggaggcagaggtaggaggatcgctgtgagtttgaggccaccctgagatgaaaagtagtgaattccaggtcagactgagctagactgagaacctaccttgaaaaacaaacaaacaaacaaacaaacaaacaaagcaacaacaacaaaaattctccTTGAAATGTGACAATGTCATCTATGTTTCTAAACTTAGTTAGTaggagggctgaaaagatggctacatggttaaagtgcttgcctgcaaagcctaaggatgcaagtttgattcccctgttcccatggaaagccagatgcacaagggggcacatgcatctggagttcatttccagtggcaggaggccctggcacacctattctctcccttcctccctctctctgactctttttctctttctcaaattaaaaaaaataattaaaaagttagGAGTGTTTGGAATGTTCCTGGGTTGTATGAGTTCATTATAGTAACCatattaaaacatataaaataaaaaaggactaaTGAGGACAGCCTATCTTaaaccaaagattttttttttttttttggttttttttcgaggtagggtctcactctagccccggctgacctggaattcactatggagtctcagggtggccttgaactcacagtgatcctcctacctctgcctcccgagtgctgggaataaaggcgtgcaccaccacacccggctattaaaACCAAAGATTTTAAATTTGATTCTGTACACTCAGGTTCCATGGAAGACTCAAAGTTGTTGAAAATATGAAGACTGAGTGGATCTTAGGGCCCAGGTCAGTGTTTCCCAAAGGGGAGTCTTCTGCTCCAGGAGGGACAATCACAAGCCTGGGTGGGAGCTAGCCAGATGGGCTCTCCACTTCAGACTCTTGACGGTCTTTGAAGATAGCTCCCATCAGCCCCAGGTCGGGTGCTGGGCCTTCTGCTGGCCAGATGTTAGGCTTCTCCTCTATCCAGGAGCAGGAAAAAGCTGCAGCGAGTTCCTGGAGCGACTTCCTTTGCACAcaacaggaggcagagaagaCAGACCAAAAGGCATTCTAGAAAAGATCATATTTCCATGAAGCAAACAGTGCGAGGAAACTAAGTGTAGCCGTGTGGCATCACTGGATCTTCTGTAAatgaaatgatggcatgacctaTTACATGTCTTGGTCATTACTATACTACAAGGATAGGCAGATTAAAATGAGAAGGGTTCCAGAACCAATGCAGGAAGGAAGCCATCAACTTTTTGGATGTCATTAGCTGTCACAAAGTTTGGAATCAATCATGACACTGTGCAGAATggtaaaatatttgcaagcaaggagagGAGGAGATGCCAGACCCTGTAAATTTATGCCAGCTGAGCACCACAGCTGAGCATCACTGTGGGGGTGGCTGGCAAATGGAATTGCTCTTTTGCCAACTTTAGGAAAGCATTACACAATTGCAGTAAAATTATTTCTATGCAAACAATTGTTTTAGCAAGTGCCCTTACTTCAAATAACTGCCACACGATTCTTGGTTATgtacaaaatcagatatccatcTCAAAGTCTTAGAAATCATTTCTCTTGGAAACATACTGGATATCACAACTGCATTGttctcttctccccagccctctttcagACTCCATCAGTCTTTTCATGTAACCACATAACTAGCTTTtgtggggaaagggagaggggagagggtgtgGATATTTGAGCCAGtaatggaagggagggaggcccaCAAAAGGAATGCCAAATTTCGTCTGAAGACAGGGACTTAAAACTTCAAGCTGCCCAGGCAAACTCAAGTAAAGCCTCTCTACTTGCTACCAGAGAAAGCTACAAATAAAATCTGAACTCTACTTACCTGCCCGCCCCAATTTGCCTAAAATCTGTCCTAGAAACGCAGCATCCTTATAGTTTATCCCAATCACAGGGGATAACTTCGGCTGGCCTCTACTTGTGACATGATGGATTTCTCTGGAAAATGGGACTAAGTCAAGTTATTTTaggcttaaaaaagaaaaacaaaacaaaactctgaaCCCCATAAAAAGCTTATTCAAACCCCAGGGAAAGAGAATTAAGTTATTTTCCAGGAGTTCTTGTAACCAGAAGATTCTGTAAGACTTCCCGAAGAATCTGACGAATGGCAACGTTTAACTTTAGAGGGTCCTCTGGCTGCAGAGATAATTTTGCCGCTATCTTTGTCAAACATAACTCCAAAGGGCCAGGAGTCACCGGCAGCGCTGAGCTCAGAGCCCCGCCTTTCTGAAGCTCTTCCAGGCCCGAACTGCGACTCGGGTTTTCCAGCGCGCCCCCTAACGTCCAGTCGCCCTGCCATCTCCCAGCGCTGTTGtttgtccccattttacagatggtgaGGGTTAGGGTTAGTCTTTCGTCGCTCGCTTATACCATAATAGCTGCctcattagctttttttttttttaaagcacgtAAATCAagtcaaataaaactaaaaaaagtctCAACTTCCAacaactttcttttctctggGGCCAAGTCCTTTGATCTCATCTCTAAAGGGGAGAGTGTTGACCTGTAAATTAGAACAAAGCATTCCCCCTTTCTTCcctagcagccccccccccccccgaccccagCCGAGGACGTCAGTCTCCGAGGCTGCACCACCCGGCATCTGCTGGGACAGTCTCACGCGCGCGCGGAGCAGGGGCCCGCCGGGTCACCCTCCGGGAAAACTGAAGCGTCTTCTCTGACCCGGGGGCAGAAAGATTTATTACTTCCTCCGGAGGAGAAACCGCAGACCAGCTGGGCAGGCGAGCAGGGCGGTGGAAGTCTGAGAGCCGCACTCCGGGTCCTCCCTGCGCTGGGCATCTCCGGCCACGCGCGAGGACGCCCATGAAGACCCCTGGGGGTGGGCGATTTCTGCCCAAACTTTATCACCAACTCTTTTCGAGAACAAAACGTGGGTCAGAGCCCGGCAGCCACTTACACGAAAGTCCCCTGCAGCGCGGGGCGCCAGAGCGCTGCGAATCGCGCGTCCGCGCCCGGTTCTCGGCGCACGGAGAGCCACGTCCCGTGACCCGAAGACTGCGGCCCGAGCAGCATCGCCGTAAACCGGGTCGCATCCCCGGCCGCCGGAGGGTGGCGGGAGCCCGAGCTGCGAGGAGGGAGGGCGTGGGACAGGCAGCGGCGACggcgggggaggaggagaggaggaggagggctgcgCGGCGAAGGGGAGGAGCTCGGGCGACAGACGGCGGCGCGCACCAACCCGGAGCGGGCAGGCAGGAGCCGCGCAGAGGCCGGCCCGGGCGCGTTGCAGGCGCTCGGCGTAGGGGGAGTCGGGTAGCAGCATCCTCTGGGGCGCCGCTTtcgcgcggcggcggcggtggcttGCTCTGCCTCGGTACGTCTTTGGGCCGGGGCCGGGGGCGGGTTGGGTGGGGAGGGCTGCGGACCCGGGCTTCTTTGCCTGGAGTTGCGCGTCCAGGGTCCTTCCGGGCCAGCCCGAGGCTGCGGAGTGTCGGGCTTGCCCGCACAGCCGCGCGGGCATCCTCTGGGTGATGGaaaccgccgccgccgccgccgcggggccGTGCTGCGCCCCATCCGCTGCCGCCAGAGAAGCAGGAAGGTTCGCTGCGCGAAGGCCGAGGGCAAGCGATGGAGAGCTGCTTGGCTAGGAGCTGGGACCCGAGTAAGCCACCTCCTGCCGTCGCCTCTAGCCCGCTGCGCTCCCAGGAGCCTGGAGGGACGCTGCAGTCCCAAGAGACGCGGGGAGACGTCGCTGGAGCCGGGACGCACGGGGCTCGGTGGAGTGCCGAGCAAGGCTCTGGGCCCGGTGAAAGTTTCCCTTCCCAAGCTGCGGGGCGCCCGCTGCAGGGAAACTCTGCCCAGGGATAGGGCTGCGGAGTCCCGCGACCCCCTCGAAGGCGCGGGAGCCTCCAGCTGAAGAGAACTGGGGAGAAGTGGTAGCCGGACAGTCAGCTGGTCGGGGATCCGGGGACGCGCTGGGGCGCGCCTGCCGCTCCAGGTGAGTGGGGGACCCGCAGACCTGACGGTGGGCGTTACCTAGGCGGAGGAGGCAGCGGGGCGGGAGACCAGGGCTCACCCACTCACTCTCCTTCCCCTCGCAGGTCCTTCTCCGACCCGCTGCCATGGGAGAGCCAGCTCTGGGCGCCGGGGACcagccgccgctgccgccgcgcCCTCCTCGGATCCGCGGCCCCAGTCCCGGCGCCCGCAGCCGGCCCTCCGCGTCCCCTGCTCGGGCTGCAGGGCCGCCTCCGCCGCGTCGCCGGCCGCGGCTGTGCCTGTGATGAGCCGCAGTTCTCCGCGAGCTCTGCCCCCGGGCGCGCTTCCTCGGCTGCTCCCGGCctcgcccgccgccgccgcgccgcgCGCTCTGCTCCCGCCGTGGCCCCGGCGCCCCGGACGCCGCTGGCCCGCGTCCCCGCTCGGAATGAAGGTGTTCCGCAGGAAGGCGCTGGTGCTGTGCGCGGGCTACGCGCTGCTGCTGGTGCTCACCATGCTCAACCTCCTGGACTACAAGTGGCACAAGGAGCCGCTGCAGCAGTGCAACCCCGACGGGCCGCTGGGGGCCGCGGCGGGGGCGGCCGGGGGAGGCTGGGGGCGCCCGGGGCAGCCTCCCGCCGCGCCGCCCCGCTCGCACACGCGCCTGGATCCCCGCACCCCGTACCGGCCTCCCGCCGCGGGCGTGGGCGCAGCTGCGGCCGGCGCCGCTGGGAGCGCGGGGGCCGCGGCCCCTTCCAGCAACGGTACTCGCGGCACCCGCGGCGCCGGGGACAAGCGGCAGCTGGTGTACGTGTTCACCACGTGGCGCTCGGGCTCGTCCTTCTTCGGCGAGCTGTTCAACCAGAACCCCGAGGTGTTCTTCCTCTACGAGCCGGTGTGGCACGTGTGGCAGAAACTCTACCCCGGGGACGCCGTGTCTCTGCAGGGGGCGGCGCGGGACATGCTGAGCGCTCTCTACCGCTGCGACCTCTCGGTTTTCCAGCTGTACAGCCCCGCGGGCAGTGGGGGGCGCAACCTCACCACGCTGGGCATCTTCGGCGCCGCCACCAACAAGGTGGTGTGCTCGTCCCCGCTCTGCCCCGCCTACCGCAAGGAGGTCGTGGGGCTGGTGGACGACCGCGTGTGCAAGAAGTGCCCGCCCCAGCGCCTGGCACGCTTCGAGGAGGAGTGCCGCAAGTACCGCACGCTGGTCATCAAGGGCGTGCGTGTCTTCGACGTGGCGGTTTTGGCGCCTTTGCTTCGCGATCCGGCCTTGGACCTCAAGGTCATCCACCTGGTGCGTGATCCCCGCGCAGTCGCCAGCTCGCGCATCCGCTCGCGCCACGGCCTCATCCGTGAGAGCCTCCAGGTGGTGCGAAGTCGGGACCCGCGAGCCCACCGCATGCCCTTCCTGGAAGCGGCTGGCCACAAGCTGGGCGCCAAGAAGGAGGGCATGGGCGGCCCGGCAGACTACCACGCTCTCGGCGCCATGGAGGTCATCTGCAACAGCATGGCCAAAACGCTGCAGACAGCGCTGCAGCCTCCTGACTGGCTGCAGGGCCACTACCTGGTGGTGCGGTACGAGGACCTGGTGGGAGATCCCGTCAAGACACTACGGAGAGTGTACGACTTTGTGGGGCTGACAGTGAGCCCTGAAATGGAGCAGTTTGCTCTGAACATGACCAGTGGCTCCGGCTCCTCCTCCAAGCCTTTTGTGGTGTCTGCACGCAATGCAACTCAGGCTGCCAACGCCTGGCGGACGGCGCTCACCTTCCAGCAGATCAAACAGGTGGAGGAGTTTTGCTACCAGCCAATGGCAGTGCTGGGGTATGAAAGAGTCAACAGCCCCGAGGAGGTTAAAGAcctcagcaagaccctacttcggaagCCCCGGCTCTGAGAAGAGTTCCCAGGAGATCTGACACtcttcagagacagagaggattgTGTTGTGTTTAAACAAACATAGCCCAGACCGAAGCTGAGGAAACCCACATATTCTAttatagatatataatataaatagccACAAGGCACTTGCTGTCAATGTTTGAGTCAGTGAATTTCAAGGAACAgccacaacacacatgcacactcacacctCAGAAAAGGCAAGACTTGAAAGTTCTGACCAGTTGCCCTTCCCATCCTGTCCCctgcctcttctcccttcccttttctctctcatttcttccccccccccccccgccttccaTACTGCAGTGGAATGTTGATGAAATCAAGTTCCAGTGACCCAAATCTTGTTTACAAAATTTTCGTGGTATCTGTGAACGTGTAAGAGTAATCTggatgtggggaggggagggtggagagagggGACGTGGTCCAGGAGCAGAAAGCCCCGCTGGGCTGGTCAACCAAGGAGGAGCTCTTCAAAGGTAGACTTTCGTGTGAACAGCAAAGTTACATGTTGAGTATTAATAAACAggataataaataatattcttttttatactTGCCTCTATTACTTTGGATTTACCTTCATTGCACTTGCTTTGTAGCTTTGGGTGGGTTCTGTTTCTCTCCTGTTCCCACTCTTCCAGCTGAGCTGGGAGAAGCTTCTTGCACTGTAGGGGCCTGGGAGGCAGTGTTCTCACACGGAAGTCACAGCCTGCCAGGTGCCCAGGAATGGACCCAATTTCACATGCCACAGGCAGAACCAAGcagggcagaggaaggaaaagtGCACACCATTCTGCTCAGCTCAGAGTACAGCCGGGAAGAAGCACGCCCTTGAGGACTTGAAGGCATTTGGTTTTGATTAGTACAGTATTGAGTTGAGACGGGACCTTGAAGCAGAGGTCAATGTTTTTGTCCTGAGATTGGCTCagaaaaagcatttttataaaGTATGTAATTTAAAAGCAGTTCTGATAATGAGAATGACTCCAAAAACCCAGTGAACGATGCTGTTGGTGATGGTGGCAACTTTTCTGTTCAGCAGTGATACAAGTGTCTGGAGGGCGTTCTGCCTCCGGCTTGCAGGGAGGGCTTATAGAAGCTGAGATTTTTATCTGAGAACCAGAAGGTCACTTACaggctttccctctcccttctcccttcccatccAAATGTGTGTAAAAGACAACAGGATGTTGTCATTGTTGATTAGCGCTGCCTGGGGTGTATACTGCTTTATTACACTTATCATATCCTGAAAGCAAATTTGCAAAGAAAATAACATGCTGCAAGCAGTGGAATGCCTTAACCCAGAGCTTCTTTTTTAGACATGAAAATGAGTTATGtctaagaggaaataaaaatggaTTAGTGTGTAGGATTTTGAAATTTGGTATATTACAAGGAGAAAACCATTGAATTTTTGTGCAGTGGTTATGATATTGCTGTGTACTGAACCCTTATTTCACTGAAATAGTCTGTATAGTGTTAAGGCGTTATGAAGCCTaaataggagaaagagacagtATAGTTGTATGTTATATTAAATATGGTACAAGCTCAATCTCCTCAGAGCTTTATTTTACTATAATTTATGATGAGATTTCTGAAAGCCAACACATGTAGGCTAAATGCTGGGGATTTGATTTTAGGGAAAGATGATGAACACGTGGGAAATGTGTACTGGAACACAACAAGGTGGTTCTTCAGTGTAATGATTCCAGTGTGAAATCTCAGCACGCCGGTAAGAACACCAAGCACCCAGGCTGACAAAAAGGTGAACTACTCGTTGGACTTTTATACCATGCTTTAGAGTGCTGATCTCTTAATTTATGAAAACAATGTCTAGTACTGTGTTTACTGAGCTAATGGCAGCTATCACACCCCGTGTGCTTCCCATGGTATCTTGGTCTCATCTGAGTTATCAGCAGTAGCAGTGGAATATTTGTAAGAGCTTTCATTTAAGAATACTGTaaaatcaaatgaacaaaataaatattaatgctGGATGACTATAATGAGAAAAGGTTTAGATGGAAATTAAGATCGTATCATTAAAAAGCAACCACTCTGAATAAAATAgccatttaaaaacaaatcttatgTGGCATTAGCATCAGCTCTTATCAACCACAgtgaaattcatttttaattcctGAGCAAGAGATTTCAGCAGTTGAATTAATTCTTCTCCAGTATTTTCAAGGATTTGGATTACCCTAAAGTAGAGTGACTCTGTTTTTGGATCTTgtgtttaaaaacattaaatgctACCCAGAGCCTTATAGCCTGAAGCGCATTCATGGGTTCTGCTCAGAAGAAATTTAAGCTAACACCAATggctctctcccattctctgttTGCACAGGGCTCTGCCTGTAATTCCCTTGTTTTGCAGCAGCTGTATTCTCTCCACTCTGCCACTCCTGGGCTCTGCAATTTGAAAAGGTGAATTGTTGCTCCTGGAGATTTGTACCTAACTGCACTCTAGGAAAGCGAGAAGAGTGCGGCTCGCACTAAAGGCCGAG
Proteins encoded in this window:
- the Chst2 gene encoding carbohydrate sulfotransferase 2; the encoded protein is MSRSSPRALPPGALPRLLPASPAAAAPRALLPPWPRRPGRRWPASPLGMKVFRRKALVLCAGYALLLVLTMLNLLDYKWHKEPLQQCNPDGPLGAAAGAAGGGWGRPGQPPAAPPRSHTRLDPRTPYRPPAAGVGAAAAGAAGSAGAAAPSSNGTRGTRGAGDKRQLVYVFTTWRSGSSFFGELFNQNPEVFFLYEPVWHVWQKLYPGDAVSLQGAARDMLSALYRCDLSVFQLYSPAGSGGRNLTTLGIFGAATNKVVCSSPLCPAYRKEVVGLVDDRVCKKCPPQRLARFEEECRKYRTLVIKGVRVFDVAVLAPLLRDPALDLKVIHLVRDPRAVASSRIRSRHGLIRESLQVVRSRDPRAHRMPFLEAAGHKLGAKKEGMGGPADYHALGAMEVICNSMAKTLQTALQPPDWLQGHYLVVRYEDLVGDPVKTLRRVYDFVGLTVSPEMEQFALNMTSGSGSSSKPFVVSARNATQAANAWRTALTFQQIKQVEEFCYQPMAVLGYERVNSPEEVKDLSKTLLRKPRL